A region of the Heptranchias perlo isolate sHepPer1 chromosome 25, sHepPer1.hap1, whole genome shotgun sequence genome:
CATTGGGAACTTAGCAATATGTGAGAATTGTGGGCACAAACATACGTCGAGTGATTCTGCGCATCAATGCTCAGTGATAGAACAGCAAAGAACAAAATTAATAAAACATCAACTTTAGGAAGTCTCTGAAAATGGAAGTAAGCCAATCTGGGTTACACACTGCACGATAAGGCACTGGACGTAGAACTGAACAAGTCTTGACATTTTCAGCTCACTTTTTATGGCTAGTACGATCTGTGGGTCAGTCAATCCATTTTTATTATTCCGTAACAATAACTTTTTTGGTGGCAAAGGGAGGAAGAAACTTTTTGGTTTATATTGCGACCTGATAAGATCATAAGATAGTGACAAGAGGAGATTTTTTAGCTATCCAATTCATCCCGCTGACTAAGTTCACCTAAGTGACCTGATTAGcctgtatccatctccctcttGCCCAGCCCATGTCCCTCCGCTCTGTGTTGAATTGGAATTCTGCTGTTACATTATACTTTACTGAATCACATTCCCAGcattaggaacattggaacaggagtaggccattcagcccctcatgcctgctctgccatttgataagatcatggctgatctgtgatctagctccatatacctgcctttggcccatatcccttaatacctttggttgccaaaaagctatctatctcacatttaaatttagcaattgagtaggatcaattgccgtttgcggaagagagttccaaacttctaccaccctttgtgtgtagaaatgttttctaatctcactcctgaaaggactgtctctaatttttagactgtgccccctactcctagatcaGAATTATTAATTTGTGAAGAAACTAAATATGAAGTCTTAATCCTTAAATTCCATTTAGTTCATTCTCAAGGAATTTCCCATTCTTTTCAAAATAAGTTTATTTTTAACTGTCCCATTTACTCTTCACTGGCTTTGCCCCTGAAGATCTAACACCTACAAAATAACCAAAGCTTCCAATGACTGAAAACTGACCTTTGAACTTCCCGTTACAGAGAGGAGCTGCGTAGTTCAGAGTTCTGGACTGATTGCCTTGGTGAGTTGGAAGATTATTTGAAATTTTTGAGCGTTTCAATCTGCTTTCATGATCATTGTGACAATTCGTTTCAGAAACAATTCGAAGAgctgtgaataaatattgtacAATTCCGCTGGCATCTCCTTCGGGGCCCTTCCTGGGTAGTGGAGCTGCAGAGTCCCTTGAATACAAAAAGGACGGTGTAGACCATTGTGGAAGCACACTGGACTCTGTGTGTTACGGAATCGGAAACTTTTCTAGTTCTGTATCATCTCGCTATCAGCTGGCCCTGCTGTTCCTGATGCTAGAGACTCTACAGGTAATAGTAGTCAAGTGACGTTATGATGAGGACACGGGAGAAAAAGAAACCAGTGAGTGATGTCAGGCCGCATTATCCCTGAATGCTTACATTCATGCTGTTGCAGGAACAGGGTTCAACTTAACTTGTCAAAACTGTGAATATGGTATCTCATAAGGTGAGGTTTTGATCTCATCCCTACCATTGTGGCAAAACATGCTGCTTCTCCATGGAGGAGGAAataacctgccttagccccaagtGGTGAACCAGCTGGCCCCACAACTTACTGCAATGTGCATCTCCCACTCATCTATTGCCTAGTGCTTTAATAAGGTTCGTGTAGAACCCAGTCAGTGTCACGCAGCCACATTTAAAAGGATAATGGACTACTGCAATGTTATAAGTGGACACTACAAAAACCGCAGACTGTCCATCCTGAACAGTCTGGCCTGTCCATCCTGAACAGTCTGGCCTGTCCATACAATATATAAAAAGTGTCAAAGTTCTACCACTAGGGTCACTAATGTGCACAATAAATACTGTTTCAAATCATAGTTACAAAGCAAGCGGTGGGGGAATTGAGCATCGTTATGACATCTTgctgggacagtttagagggagctttactttggatCCAACTCATGTCATAACTGACCCAGGAGTACTTGATGGGAATCACAAattaaatcatttttatttttatgcaCATGGCTTGCTTCAGGGTTTTTGCTATATGCTTCTGTACTGGGCACCAGAATATAGCCTGGAGAGATTCTCCCTCTGATCTTCACTTCAATTTCGTAGAATGCAGCTGGCCTCCATGTGGACCTTCTCTGTGACAGCAAGGCTGTGATAGTTAATTCACTGCACGGGGAAAGCGTTGGGGGTCGGGGGGTTAAAAGAGGCAGGTACCCTGCCTTATACACTGCAGCAGCTATGTACAATTAGAATGGAACAGACTAGAAACATTTAACATTTGAATCTCACCAAGAACACAGCACTGCACTAAGTTTCCTGCCTTAGTAAGTTGTGATTTCACTTCATGTAAAGTTTTAAATTTCATGTCCTTGTTTCCAACAGATCCCTCGAGCTTGCTGCCTTCTCTTTGATCCTCTATTTACAGACTGGGAGAAGAGATTCTTGAGGGAGTGTGGGATGGTGGTGATCAAAGAAAACGAGGTGAAAGGAACTGACATGTTTGTTTTGATTCATGCATTATGTTCCAGGTGAAGTCTgtctgacaaaaatgaagcagttCTGCCTTGTTTTTGCTTTCTAGAGATTCCTTTTATTCAGTCCCTAGTCATAAGTAATTTTACATAGAGCCATAAGATAATTCCAATAGCAAACTGTGTACCTGTCAATATGAtccaaagtgtttttttttgtatccAGCGATGCTATTAGCAATTTTTTTATAAATCTATTAGGAAGGGAAGCGGTCCATCGACAGGCCAACTCTCTTCTACATGATTCATTGTGGCAAAGCTCTCTACAACAACCTCCTGTGGAGAAACTGGTCACCACAAGAACTTGCCCAAACCATTCTCATTGGAAACAGTTTTAAAGGGATAGAGGAGAGGTAAGAAAATGCTGCTCCTGTTCATCCTTCACAACTGAAAAAAAGTCAGAGGGGAGGTGGGATAACaatagagagggaggaaaaatagaaaaacaatgaCAGATTATGCTTTGAACCCTCTCAGGCAGGTTTATAGATTGGATGGAACAATGGTACTGTGGGAGGAGATGATTCCAGGGATCAGGATTTAAATTATAAGGAACGGTTTTCTTGGTAAAAGAGAAGACTTTAAGGTGATCAAATTTGAGGAATTGACAAAGTTCATCCATGCTTCACTGTGTTGAAAGGTTGAAGGACAAGCTAAAAATTTGAAGGGAAGTCAAGTGAAACGTTTTCAACGAAAGGGTAATAGAGCTGTGGAATAAGGTACCAGGAACAGCCATTGAAGTGGATATTATAAATGGGTTCTCGAAACATCTACATGTGTTTCTGAAAAGAGATTGAA
Encoded here:
- the srrd gene encoding SRR1-like protein; translated protein: MSAHPTEGGWKTVSKKKGVKKRRDNVKGGKGMPHEVEFLSVAEGERIQQKIKEAVEELRSSEFWTDCLETIRRAVNKYCTIPLASPSGPFLGSGAAESLEYKKDGVDHCGSTLDSVCYGIGNFSSSVSSRYQLALLFLMLETLQIPRACCLLFDPLFTDWEKRFLRECGMVVIKENEEGKRSIDRPTLFYMIHCGKALYNNLLWRNWSPQELAQTILIGNSFKGIEERLPARVLQRDYTYISRILAVTEEAAFPSSGRYMDVFNDTSIHQFPRKKLDAKPTEFWDSPAEPRYQQCEDLEIIQKGMECFSVS